The Litchfieldia alkalitelluris genome has a window encoding:
- a CDS encoding DEAD/DEAH box helicase has translation MLVHSLIVDCQWDEMNGCYLWISDEFDEIISLKSVRNILFSNHTSSYYGSFIEIKDEAFYLTPWQALEFFGSHSPNSLSQITFTEASQEFREIAVFLYKGILSESFVPDYDQWAEGTFGWRLEEMEPGSFEKSWLSAAIEDWFSQDPDLNEAWTELQQEFPLLKNAGNQLVAATELDYHEKIGWVKDTAPFQVVLRLVEPDEDGEPWGIETLLRDKKNEDISYPYGELLPVSWKEHLEKVRRDQQTWMNLVPWLHDKNETMISEMSEFQAWNFLTEDSELLLQAGVEIQLPSWWMAIRDAQLAVKAKVKSSSATTRQSFVGLNALIDFDWRFSTNGVDLSEEEFMSLVDQKRRLVNIRGRWIKLDPAFIKQVQSILSKANKEGLSFRDILEQELLLSDREASDETESQSPFAHIEIELSRHLSKMVNQLSEIKEIPQASIPTSFQGELRPYQQQGVDWLLFLRRFGFGACLADDMGLGKTIQMIAYFHAVKEHGSKPSLIICPTSVLGNWQKELEKFGPTLKVHLHYGANRGKGEDFAASIGDADIVLTSYGLSHLDYEEISAYDWGTICLDEAQNIKNAQTKQSRAIRRLEGAHHIALTGTPMENRLTELWSIFDFINEGYLGSLGQFQKRFVAPIEKDRDTERIQQLQRLIRPFLLRRTKKDEDVALNLPDKQEQKEYCPLTVEQASLYEQLVKDTFEQVEQVAGMQRKGLILKMLSKLKQVCNHPALYLKEAQPNQIQTRSNKMEKLLELVTNIREQDESCLIFTQYIQMGEMIRTVLQKTLGEEVLFLNGSISKTGRDDMIASFQNRKHQILILSLKAGGTGLNLTEANHVIHFDRWWNPAVENQATDRAYRIGQKRFVHVHKLISTGTLEEKIDEMLEKKQALNDEIIQSESWITELSNNDLKSLLSLR, from the coding sequence ATGTTAGTTCATTCATTAATTGTGGATTGTCAGTGGGATGAAATGAATGGTTGTTATTTATGGATTAGCGATGAATTTGATGAGATTATTTCATTAAAGAGTGTTCGTAATATACTCTTTTCAAATCATACATCCTCCTATTATGGCTCTTTTATCGAAATAAAAGATGAAGCGTTTTATTTAACCCCTTGGCAGGCACTTGAATTTTTCGGTTCCCACTCACCGAATTCCTTATCACAGATTACATTTACTGAGGCTAGTCAGGAATTCCGTGAGATTGCAGTATTTTTATATAAAGGAATTTTATCAGAGTCATTTGTTCCGGATTATGATCAATGGGCTGAAGGCACGTTTGGCTGGAGGCTAGAAGAAATGGAACCGGGCTCTTTTGAGAAAAGCTGGTTATCAGCCGCTATTGAAGATTGGTTCAGTCAGGATCCTGATTTAAATGAAGCCTGGACTGAGCTTCAACAGGAATTTCCTTTGCTAAAGAATGCTGGCAACCAGCTCGTTGCAGCAACTGAGTTAGATTATCATGAAAAAATTGGTTGGGTAAAAGATACTGCCCCCTTTCAGGTCGTATTGCGCCTTGTCGAACCAGATGAAGATGGTGAGCCTTGGGGAATTGAGACCCTTTTGCGTGATAAAAAGAATGAAGATATTTCATATCCATATGGAGAACTACTCCCGGTAAGTTGGAAGGAGCATCTTGAAAAAGTGCGCCGTGACCAACAAACATGGATGAACCTTGTTCCTTGGTTACATGATAAAAATGAAACAATGATCAGTGAAATGAGCGAGTTTCAAGCATGGAATTTCTTAACTGAAGATAGTGAGTTATTATTACAAGCTGGGGTCGAGATTCAACTCCCTTCTTGGTGGATGGCAATTAGAGATGCCCAGCTAGCTGTGAAAGCAAAGGTAAAATCTTCATCTGCGACGACTAGACAATCGTTTGTTGGCTTAAATGCGTTGATTGACTTTGATTGGCGCTTTTCAACCAATGGGGTTGATTTATCAGAGGAGGAATTCATGAGTCTTGTCGACCAAAAGCGACGCCTCGTCAATATCCGTGGGAGATGGATTAAACTCGATCCAGCTTTTATCAAACAGGTGCAGTCTATTTTATCAAAAGCGAACAAAGAAGGACTAAGTTTTCGAGATATTCTTGAACAAGAGCTTTTACTATCAGACCGAGAAGCCTCAGATGAAACAGAGTCTCAGAGTCCGTTTGCACATATCGAAATTGAACTAAGTCGACATTTATCCAAGATGGTAAATCAGCTTTCAGAGATTAAAGAAATCCCTCAAGCTTCCATTCCTACTAGCTTTCAGGGTGAGCTACGTCCATATCAGCAGCAAGGTGTTGATTGGCTGTTATTTTTGCGGCGCTTCGGATTTGGGGCATGTTTAGCCGATGATATGGGACTTGGAAAAACGATTCAGATGATTGCTTATTTTCATGCGGTCAAAGAGCATGGCTCAAAGCCATCTCTTATTATCTGCCCTACCTCGGTTCTTGGAAACTGGCAGAAGGAGCTTGAAAAGTTTGGCCCAACGTTGAAGGTTCATTTGCATTATGGAGCGAACCGTGGAAAAGGAGAAGACTTTGCTGCTTCCATTGGTGATGCAGATATTGTCTTAACTTCCTATGGTTTATCGCATTTAGACTATGAAGAAATTTCGGCTTATGATTGGGGCACCATTTGTTTAGATGAAGCTCAAAATATTAAAAATGCACAAACAAAGCAATCTCGTGCCATCCGTCGCTTAGAAGGTGCTCATCATATTGCGTTAACAGGGACACCGATGGAAAATCGCTTAACAGAATTATGGTCTATTTTTGATTTTATCAATGAAGGCTATTTAGGTAGCTTAGGCCAATTCCAAAAACGGTTTGTTGCACCAATCGAAAAGGACCGGGATACGGAGAGAATTCAGCAGCTGCAACGGTTAATACGTCCATTTTTATTAAGAAGAACGAAAAAGGACGAAGATGTTGCACTGAATTTACCAGACAAACAAGAACAAAAGGAATATTGTCCACTAACTGTTGAACAAGCATCATTATATGAGCAGCTTGTGAAAGATACATTTGAACAGGTCGAACAAGTAGCTGGTATGCAGCGAAAGGGACTTATTTTAAAAATGCTAAGCAAGTTAAAACAAGTATGTAACCATCCTGCCTTATACCTAAAAGAAGCACAACCAAATCAAATCCAAACACGCTCTAATAAAATGGAGAAGCTTCTTGAGTTAGTGACAAATATTCGTGAGCAGGATGAAAGCTGTTTAATTTTCACTCAATATATTCAAATGGGTGAAATGATTCGAACTGTTTTACAAAAAACACTTGGTGAAGAGGTCTTATTTTTAAATGGAAGTATTTCAAAAACGGGCCGTGATGATATGATTGCAAGCTTTCAAAATCGAAAGCATCAAATTTTGATTCTTTCCTTAAAAGCTGGTGGAACTGGGTTGAATTTGACCGAAGCAAATCATGTGATTCATTTTGATCGTTGGTGGAATCCAGCTGTCGAAAATCAAGCAACAGACCGAGCCTATCGAATTGGTCAAAAGCGGTTTGTACATGTTCATAAACTGATTAGCACAGGAACACTTGAGGAAAAAATCGATGAAATGCTAGAGAAGAAACAAGCGTTAAATGACGAGATCATTCAAAGTGAAAGCTGGATTACAGAGCTTTCAAACAATGATCTTAAAAGTCTACT
- a CDS encoding SWIM zinc finger family protein, which translates to MLQHEVSKEQILEFAEGLKKKLPFNLEDNRNLIKKGLNLYRQGSVYNVKYSDQVIHGKVQDVIPVDASIDLEFSEGDHCSCPSSDFCRHRMALFFSVYASVGRIGALLDEWKEEMSPTLAGISASFKKASALQSTYEEHSLSSWQMFFKQEYESFLDQYSERDRHFFSLIYYNFFQGLIKKAPKVPETRRLFSIHAGIFSLNKFIETLNKHEYQAVTFENYITPYAHHIIDNVIDDIFHLRSVSLPFDLDDILYESIDSVREVLLREDYFLFNRFSIYRALWSILFNRKKWIEEEEEFLATTDSDDHVGNLLALVHLAFLQKRDMEAVNYLSRLDSSYVSYSFWWIHLLSNNHDWKRARHWIEYSAKHIDKYMASLPSYDARRHFTRTYLSEIYEYFQINDQGLYVEMMKKLLPYSFVELDHYLLGVGEYKSWVELQILLGYTADDCDRQTLKLIEENDRQAVIPFYHHAVMNALEQKNRQSYKKAVRYLKKLRTNYRRLNKLDRWDLYIEKLSGSHKRLRAFQEELTRAKLIIQE; encoded by the coding sequence ATGCTACAGCATGAGGTTTCAAAGGAACAGATACTTGAGTTTGCTGAAGGGTTAAAAAAGAAATTACCCTTCAATCTAGAAGATAATCGTAACCTAATCAAAAAAGGACTTAATCTCTACCGTCAAGGTAGTGTATATAATGTGAAATATTCAGATCAAGTGATTCATGGAAAAGTACAGGATGTTATTCCTGTGGACGCCAGCATTGATTTGGAGTTTTCAGAGGGTGACCACTGTAGTTGTCCTTCTAGTGATTTTTGTCGCCATCGCATGGCCTTGTTTTTTTCAGTGTATGCTAGTGTGGGTCGTATTGGAGCGCTTTTAGATGAATGGAAGGAAGAAATGAGCCCAACACTTGCGGGAATTTCCGCTTCATTTAAAAAAGCAAGTGCACTTCAAAGTACATATGAAGAACATTCTCTAAGCAGCTGGCAGATGTTTTTTAAGCAAGAATATGAGTCATTTTTAGATCAATATTCGGAACGTGATCGGCACTTTTTTTCGTTAATTTATTATAATTTCTTTCAAGGATTAATAAAAAAGGCCCCCAAGGTGCCTGAAACAAGACGTCTGTTTTCAATTCATGCTGGGATTTTTTCACTTAATAAATTTATCGAAACACTCAATAAGCATGAGTATCAGGCGGTTACATTTGAAAACTATATTACACCATATGCGCACCATATTATTGATAATGTGATTGATGATATTTTCCATCTACGATCAGTATCTCTTCCATTTGATTTGGATGATATTTTATATGAAAGCATTGATAGTGTCCGAGAGGTATTGCTAAGAGAAGATTACTTTTTATTTAACCGTTTTTCGATTTATCGTGCCCTTTGGTCGATCTTATTTAATCGAAAAAAATGGATTGAAGAAGAAGAAGAGTTTTTAGCAACAACTGATAGTGATGATCATGTTGGAAATTTATTAGCTTTAGTTCACCTTGCTTTTTTACAAAAAAGAGATATGGAAGCTGTAAACTATTTGTCGAGATTGGATAGCTCATATGTCTCTTATAGCTTCTGGTGGATCCATCTTCTTTCAAACAATCATGATTGGAAGAGAGCGCGTCATTGGATTGAGTATTCAGCGAAACATATTGATAAATATATGGCTAGCTTACCTTCATATGATGCACGGCGCCATTTTACTAGGACCTATTTAAGTGAAATTTACGAGTATTTTCAGATAAATGACCAAGGTTTATATGTTGAGATGATGAAAAAGCTCTTACCATATAGCTTTGTCGAGCTTGATCATTACTTACTAGGTGTTGGCGAATATAAAAGCTGGGTTGAGCTGCAGATCCTTTTAGGCTACACTGCAGACGACTGTGATCGTCAAACCTTAAAGCTTATTGAAGAAAATGACCGTCAGGCAGTGATTCCTTTTTATCATCATGCTGTGATGAATGCTCTAGAGCAGAAAAACCGTCAAAGTTATAAAAAAGCTGTTCGGTATTTAAAAAAGCTTCGTACTAATTATCGTCGTTTAAACAAATTAGATCGCTGGGATCTTTATATAGAGAAGCTCTCAGGTTCCCATAAGCGTCTTCGTGCCTTTCAGGAAGAACTAACGAGAGCCAAATTAATTATACAAGAATGA
- a CDS encoding transposase: protein ERLNQEVRRRERVIRIFPNTQSAFRLVGAVLMEYQENAYSRKKSL from the coding sequence GAACGTTTAAATCAAGAAGTACGAAGAAGAGAAAGAGTCATTAGGATATTTCCGAATACACAGTCTGCTTTTCGTTTAGTAGGTGCAGTCTTAATGGAATATCAAGAGAATGCATACTCCCGGAAGAAGTCCCTATAG
- a CDS encoding transposase, whose product MTQLQFTLDLENLKESVINSDIEAVIKSAIVLVLNNVMEKERDDYLNVAAYERSADRRDYRNGYYERELLLNVGKVTLKVPRTRNGEFSTSVFEKYARC is encoded by the coding sequence ATGACCCAATTACAGTTTACCCTAGATTTGGAAAATTTAAAAGAATCCGTTATAAATTCTGATATTGAAGCAGTTATCAAATCTGCGATTGTTTTGGTATTAAATAATGTCATGGAAAAAGAGAGAGATGACTATTTAAACGTAGCTGCCTATGAGCGGTCCGCTGATCGACGTGATTATCGCAATGGTTATTATGAACGTGAGTTACTCTTGAATGTTGGTAAAGTCACGCTTAAGGTACCAAGAACTCGTAATGGTGAATTTTCAACCTCAGTATTTGAGAAATACGCCCGTTGTGA
- a CDS encoding glycerate kinase family protein, producing the protein MKFVLAPDSFKESMSAKTAALAMKNGITKIFPDAECIIVPMADGGEGTVESLVEVTGGEFISTEVIGPLGEKTIAEYGILGDENIAVIEMASASGIHLVKKEDRNPLYTTSYGTGQLIKHALDQGVSRILMGLGGSVTNDGGVGMLQALGASFKDQSGAELAQGGGALRSLTSIDISGLDPRLQSIKIEVASDVINPLIGENGASYIFGPQKGATSEIVKLLDQNLSLYADVIKSQLGKEISHVEGAGAAGGLGAGLLAFLHAEMRKGIDLVIEYTHFEEKLREVDFVFTGEGSIDGQTLFGKTPFGVASIAAKYNIPVIAFAGKIGDGVEALYDHGFTAIVGILKELTTLDEALSLGERNLEFAAENVCRTLSIGMTMKSE; encoded by the coding sequence ATGAAATTTGTATTAGCTCCAGATTCATTTAAAGAAAGCATGAGTGCAAAAACAGCAGCTCTTGCCATGAAAAATGGAATAACTAAAATATTTCCAGATGCCGAATGTATAATTGTCCCAATGGCGGACGGTGGTGAAGGAACGGTAGAATCACTTGTCGAGGTAACCGGCGGAGAATTTATAAGTACTGAAGTGATAGGCCCCTTAGGAGAAAAGACCATCGCAGAGTACGGAATCTTGGGTGACGAGAATATAGCTGTTATTGAAATGGCAAGTGCAAGTGGCATTCATTTAGTAAAAAAAGAAGATCGAAATCCATTATATACAACTTCATATGGAACCGGCCAACTCATCAAACATGCTCTTGATCAGGGTGTATCCCGCATTTTAATGGGACTTGGTGGAAGTGTGACAAATGATGGTGGTGTCGGAATGCTTCAGGCTTTGGGGGCATCTTTTAAAGACCAATCTGGGGCAGAACTCGCTCAGGGCGGTGGTGCGCTTCGGAGTTTAACATCAATCGATATTTCTGGGCTAGACCCCCGTCTTCAATCGATTAAAATCGAAGTGGCAAGTGATGTGATTAATCCTCTAATCGGAGAAAATGGGGCTTCATATATTTTTGGACCGCAAAAAGGTGCCACATCAGAGATAGTGAAATTACTTGATCAAAATCTAAGTCTCTATGCGGATGTGATTAAATCACAGTTAGGGAAAGAGATTTCCCATGTTGAAGGTGCAGGAGCAGCGGGTGGACTTGGAGCAGGACTACTTGCATTTTTACATGCAGAAATGAGAAAAGGAATCGACCTTGTGATTGAGTATACTCATTTTGAAGAAAAGCTGAGAGAGGTTGATTTTGTTTTTACAGGTGAAGGTAGCATAGATGGTCAAACCCTTTTTGGAAAAACGCCATTTGGAGTGGCCTCGATTGCTGCTAAATATAATATTCCAGTCATTGCGTTTGCCGGAAAAATTGGTGATGGTGTGGAAGCATTATATGATCATGGTTTTACAGCCATAGTAGGTATTCTGAAGGAGTTAACCACTCTTGATGAAGCTCTGTCTTTAGGGGAGCGTAACCTTGAATTTGCTGCTGAAAACGTATGTCGGACGTTGTCAATCGGTATGACAATGAAAAGTGAGTGA
- a CDS encoding class D sortase — translation MLHKRLEIKGVGTKPFLLLFFSIVLITGGIWFTGSNGYKFLKGYFLYKTTSPAPVEVVNAAEPEAETDKTKLRKVKPTGIAPLYDEKPEIGEVIGDLYIPKIDSTLPIYHGTDEDELEKGVGHFAGSVLPGENDNSVLAGHRDTVFRKLGEVGVGDYLIVTTTAGEFTYKVRKVRIVDSDDRTVIVPKPKATLTVSTCYPFDFIGDAPERYILVADLVESKR, via the coding sequence ATGCTGCATAAGCGATTAGAAATAAAAGGAGTAGGAACCAAACCGTTCCTTCTTCTTTTTTTCAGTATTGTATTAATTACTGGTGGAATCTGGTTCACAGGGTCGAATGGCTATAAGTTTTTAAAGGGGTATTTTTTATATAAAACAACTTCTCCTGCACCTGTTGAAGTGGTGAATGCTGCTGAACCGGAAGCTGAGACTGATAAAACGAAGCTAAGGAAAGTGAAACCAACTGGAATTGCCCCTCTTTATGATGAAAAACCGGAGATTGGCGAGGTCATTGGAGACCTGTATATTCCAAAGATTGATTCCACTCTACCGATCTATCATGGCACTGACGAAGATGAGTTAGAAAAAGGTGTTGGTCATTTTGCCGGCTCTGTTTTACCTGGAGAAAATGATAACTCTGTGTTAGCAGGACATCGCGATACAGTATTTCGAAAGCTTGGTGAAGTTGGAGTGGGTGATTATCTTATAGTGACCACCACTGCTGGAGAGTTCACCTATAAGGTCAGGAAGGTTCGCATTGTCGATAGCGATGACCGAACTGTCATTGTGCCAAAGCCAAAGGCAACACTAACCGTTTCTACATGTTATCCGTTTGACTTCATTGGGGATGCACCTGAGAGGTATATTCTTGTAGCCGATTTAGTAGAGAGTAAAAGATAA
- a CDS encoding processed acidic surface protein gives MKKLLSLLLIVVLSLNVLPKTGFAAPSETDLQEFLLEIELTKEELVEYLVQYELTLDDFENVSDLEAFLGAVLTEENLQELLLEYDLTLVQAEALLIEYGDLEEGQTVFDVFHFYDDLDWLLYVYSDPSFEPITDENLEELLLSYNLTYDELVSYLELQGGYLIEDFWGINELYDFLGPLLTEEGLEELLVMYDITLEELEALLVEYGEIEEGQSVLDAYKFYNELDWTIYNYLEFENYTPINEENLQELLDRYALTYDELVALFEENGDSVDYYTYIEELDAMTDYYLYATDFDEMLSEIGLTEDELMNLFDHLMTLDVEDPAFEAKLLELSDRLDAIESFETVDEISAEELAEIASVFTELLQLFQLDVQYYLVNGDEKTPLNLQALMAMTELVGSDLLIEIYNHEGFLADLFITGEKFNSNLIEDVSDDLKEVEKVVEAAPKPVVKKDEKSAQKPVVKTVKGGKLPNTASDYPVKTLAGLVIVAFGFFLFRRWKKNYAA, from the coding sequence ATGAAAAAGTTGCTCTCATTGCTACTTATTGTTGTTCTTAGTCTTAATGTTTTACCTAAAACTGGCTTTGCAGCTCCATCAGAAACTGATTTACAGGAATTTCTGCTAGAAATTGAACTAACAAAAGAAGAGTTAGTTGAATATCTTGTACAATATGAATTAACACTCGACGATTTTGAAAATGTTAGCGACTTAGAGGCTTTTCTTGGCGCTGTTTTAACAGAAGAGAATTTACAAGAGTTATTACTTGAGTATGATCTTACATTAGTACAGGCAGAGGCTTTACTCATTGAATATGGTGACCTTGAAGAAGGACAAACAGTTTTTGACGTTTTTCATTTTTATGATGACCTTGATTGGCTTTTATATGTCTACTCAGATCCTAGTTTTGAACCAATTACTGATGAAAATCTAGAAGAACTACTGTTAAGCTATAACCTTACTTATGATGAGCTTGTTTCTTATCTTGAGCTCCAAGGTGGTTACTTAATAGAAGATTTCTGGGGAATTAATGAATTATACGACTTCCTTGGTCCTCTTTTAACTGAGGAAGGTCTAGAAGAGCTATTAGTTATGTATGATATTACTCTAGAAGAGCTTGAAGCACTTTTAGTTGAATATGGTGAGATTGAAGAAGGTCAATCGGTTCTTGACGCATATAAATTTTATAATGAATTAGATTGGACGATATATAACTATCTTGAGTTTGAAAATTACACTCCAATCAATGAAGAAAACTTACAAGAATTACTTGATCGTTACGCTTTAACTTATGATGAGCTCGTAGCATTGTTTGAAGAAAATGGTGATTCTGTTGATTACTATACTTATATTGAAGAGTTAGATGCAATGACTGACTACTATTTATATGCAACAGACTTCGATGAAATGCTTTCAGAAATTGGGTTAACAGAAGATGAGTTAATGAATCTTTTTGATCATTTGATGACACTTGATGTTGAAGACCCTGCATTTGAAGCGAAATTACTAGAGTTATCTGACCGTTTAGATGCAATCGAATCTTTTGAAACAGTTGATGAAATCTCTGCAGAAGAACTTGCTGAAATTGCTTCTGTTTTCACAGAACTACTTCAACTCTTCCAATTAGATGTTCAATACTATCTTGTAAATGGTGATGAAAAGACGCCATTAAATTTACAAGCTCTCATGGCAATGACAGAATTAGTGGGATCTGATTTATTAATTGAAATTTATAATCATGAAGGTTTCCTAGCTGATTTATTCATTACTGGTGAAAAGTTTAATTCTAATTTAATTGAAGATGTTTCTGACGATCTTAAAGAGGTTGAAAAAGTTGTAGAAGCAGCACCAAAACCTGTGGTGAAAAAGGACGAAAAGTCAGCCCAGAAACCTGTTGTTAAAACAGTAAAAGGTGGAAAACTTCCTAATACAGCATCTGACTATCCTGTTAAAACATTAGCTGGTCTTGTGATTGTCGCATTTGGATTCTTCTTATTCCGTCGCTGGAAGAAGAACTATGCTGCATAA
- the pssA gene encoding CDP-diacylglycerol--serine O-phosphatidyltransferase — translation MYGKWFKKSIPNLFTLCNLYVGFLSIFFAANGDFRNASILILIGMMLDSMDGRLARLLNAQSEIGKELDSLADVVTFGVAPSVLVYFTTFSNHGLVGLLVAGMFPLFGAFRLARFNVTSKNSMHYFTGIPITAAGGILTLVAMLEPWVPSIVITSTFVALSFLMVSKIKIPSFKDVPIPKYGTIVTTLFILIIFLVYRSQRFEYPIFFYIAIALYILFMGYHFRKTKNQKKSEAKK, via the coding sequence TTGTACGGTAAATGGTTTAAAAAAAGTATTCCGAATTTGTTTACACTTTGTAACTTATATGTAGGATTTTTGTCCATTTTTTTCGCAGCTAACGGTGATTTCCGAAATGCTTCAATTTTAATTTTAATCGGAATGATGCTTGATAGCATGGACGGACGATTAGCAAGATTGCTGAATGCGCAATCTGAAATTGGAAAAGAATTAGATTCATTAGCAGATGTTGTGACATTTGGTGTGGCGCCATCCGTGTTAGTCTACTTCACCACCTTTTCAAACCATGGTTTGGTGGGACTACTCGTAGCTGGAATGTTCCCGTTGTTTGGGGCCTTTCGTCTGGCTCGTTTTAATGTCACATCAAAAAATTCGATGCACTATTTTACTGGAATTCCGATTACAGCAGCAGGCGGGATTTTAACATTAGTGGCAATGCTAGAGCCATGGGTTCCATCCATTGTGATCACTAGTACATTTGTGGCTTTATCGTTTTTAATGGTAAGTAAAATAAAAATCCCTAGCTTTAAGGATGTTCCAATCCCAAAGTATGGAACCATTGTAACCACATTATTTATTTTAATTATCTTTCTTGTATACCGAAGTCAACGCTTTGAATATCCAATCTTCTTTTATATAGCCATTGCTTTATATATTTTATTTATGGGATATCATTTTCGAAAGACGAAAAATCAGAAGAAGAGTGAAGCGAAGAAATAG
- the lepB gene encoding signal peptidase I produces MVAEVFSWIKTIFVAVVFTIIVTTFFVQPYSVSGSSMEPTLQGIDPKDSSKVGDRVVVLKSAFLVGNEPSYEDMVIIDSRVDHERSWIDDMMDSPIVGTFTRDEQDSHVIWIKRVVGLAGDTLEFKDGHVYRNGEMLAEEYIKEEMNFPFEKVVVPEDSIFVMGDNRNYSSDSREIGPVPVDNVVGKVAFRMYPFNKIGTF; encoded by the coding sequence ATGGTAGCAGAAGTTTTCTCTTGGATTAAAACTATATTTGTCGCAGTGGTTTTTACGATTATTGTTACGACGTTTTTTGTCCAACCCTACTCTGTTAGTGGGAGTTCGATGGAGCCTACTTTACAAGGAATAGATCCAAAGGATTCCAGTAAAGTTGGTGATCGTGTCGTTGTGTTGAAAAGTGCTTTCCTTGTTGGGAATGAGCCCAGCTATGAGGATATGGTCATTATAGATAGCCGAGTCGATCATGAGCGAAGCTGGATTGATGATATGATGGATAGCCCCATTGTCGGGACATTTACTAGGGATGAACAGGATAGTCATGTTATTTGGATTAAGCGAGTGGTTGGTTTGGCTGGTGATACCCTGGAGTTCAAAGATGGTCATGTTTATCGTAATGGCGAAATGTTAGCGGAAGAGTATATAAAAGAAGAAATGAATTTTCCCTTTGAAAAGGTAGTTGTTCCAGAGGATTCGATCTTTGTGATGGGAGATAACCGCAATTATAGTAGTGATAGCCGAGAAATAGGTCCTGTCCCCGTTGATAATGTTGTGGGCAAGGTCGCTTTTCGGATGTATCCTTTTAATAAAATAGGGACGTTTTAG